From Borrelia sp. RT5S, the proteins below share one genomic window:
- a CDS encoding acetate kinase has protein sequence MKILVLNTGSSSLKFTLYEYKDKQVLVTGVIEKIKESESITKIKTKYGVETKTGAGIGSHEEALRKLVSILTNKELEILANPDEIYAIGHRIVHGGASFANSVLLNNDILDELEEVAQLAPLHNPAAILVIKATLKIFPNTKQALCFDTSWHQSMNEKAFLYATPYSWYKDYNIRKYGFHGLSYSYITRRVATILQKDSRDLNLIVLHLGNGASINAVKGGLSYDTSMGLTPLEGLVMGTRCGDIDPTIIPLMSKLLKRTTKEIEEILNNESGMLGVSCCSNDLRDIWQAVENGDYNARLAVQLMGYRIKKYIGSYLAILDFNVDAIVFTAGVGVTDYGIRELALSGFEKIGIEMDPEKNNRACKKDMESDISSKDSKVKILVIPTNEELSILEDTYSLCLKPNPCTIDNKADGL, from the coding sequence ATGAAGATATTAGTACTTAATACAGGAAGTTCGTCATTAAAGTTTACACTCTACGAATACAAAGACAAGCAAGTATTAGTGACTGGAGTAATTGAGAAGATAAAAGAAAGTGAATCAATAACTAAGATTAAAACTAAATACGGAGTAGAAACAAAGACAGGGGCTGGGATTGGTTCACACGAAGAAGCATTAAGAAAATTGGTCAGCATTTTAACAAATAAGGAACTTGAAATACTAGCCAATCCAGATGAGATTTATGCAATAGGACACAGAATTGTGCACGGCGGCGCTAGTTTTGCAAACTCAGTATTACTTAACAACGACATTCTAGACGAACTGGAGGAAGTAGCTCAACTTGCTCCTCTGCACAACCCAGCAGCAATTTTAGTCATTAAAGCAACACTTAAAATATTTCCAAATACAAAACAAGCTCTATGCTTTGATACATCATGGCATCAAAGCATGAACGAAAAGGCATTTTTATACGCTACACCATACTCTTGGTACAAAGATTACAATATTAGAAAATACGGATTTCATGGACTATCTTATTCATACATAACAAGGAGAGTTGCAACAATTTTGCAGAAAGACAGTCGTGATTTAAATTTAATAGTACTACATCTGGGAAATGGAGCTAGCATTAATGCTGTTAAGGGTGGCTTGTCATACGATACAAGCATGGGGCTTACTCCACTTGAAGGGCTCGTTATGGGAACAAGATGTGGTGACATTGATCCTACGATTATTCCTTTAATGAGTAAGCTACTTAAGAGGACAACAAAAGAGATAGAAGAGATTCTTAATAATGAGAGTGGCATGCTGGGGGTCTCTTGTTGTTCAAACGACCTAAGAGATATTTGGCAAGCGGTTGAAAATGGTGATTATAATGCTAGACTTGCAGTCCAGTTAATGGGTTATAGAATAAAGAAATATATCGGATCTTACCTCGCAATCCTGGACTTTAATGTAGATGCAATCGTCTTTACAGCCGGCGTTGGTGTTACTGACTATGGGATAAGAGAACTAGCATTGAGCGGATTTGAAAAAATAGGAATAGAAATGGACCCTGAAAAAAATAATAGAGCATGCAAAAAAGACATGGAGTCTGACATCTCAAGCAAGGACAGCAAAGTAAAAATACTTGTAATCCCTACAAACGAAGAGCTCTCTATTCTTGAAGATACCTACAGCCTTTGCTTAAAACCCAATCCATGCACCATAGACAATAAAGCAGACGGTCTTTAA